Proteins co-encoded in one Actinomycetota bacterium genomic window:
- a CDS encoding nitroreductase family protein: MEFSEVVARRRSVRHFNAKQAVSESDVRALLLAATSAPSAGNIQPWRFTVVRSLEARERLAGALHQRWATSAPVVIVVSVDPRPCSARYGSRGEMLYAIQDTAAAANHILLAAVERGLASCWIGAFDEKAVREAIGVGEPITPVAVLPIGYSAESAGKPARRPLEEVTTWL; the protein is encoded by the coding sequence ATGGAGTTCAGCGAGGTAGTCGCCAGGCGCCGAAGTGTGCGCCACTTCAATGCAAAGCAGGCCGTTTCGGAGTCTGACGTGCGTGCGCTGCTGCTTGCCGCAACGAGCGCTCCGAGTGCCGGGAACATCCAGCCTTGGAGATTCACCGTCGTACGTAGTCTTGAGGCGCGCGAACGTCTTGCGGGCGCGCTGCACCAGCGATGGGCGACTTCGGCGCCGGTGGTGATAGTCGTCTCCGTCGATCCTCGGCCATGTTCCGCCCGCTATGGTTCGAGGGGGGAGATGCTCTACGCCATCCAGGACACAGCCGCCGCGGCGAATCACATACTGCTCGCGGCGGTGGAGCGGGGGCTCGCCTCGTGTTGGATCGGCGCGTTCGATGAGAAGGCGGTCCGCGAGGCTATCGGGGTCGGGGAACCCATCACGCCGGTAGCCGTTCTGCCGATCGGCTACTCTGCTGAGTCCGCAGGCAAGCCTGCGCGCCGCCCGCTCGAGGAAGTAACCACGTGGCTCTGA
- the tsaE gene encoding tRNA (adenosine(37)-N6)-threonylcarbamoyltransferase complex ATPase subunit type 1 TsaE — MRTTAAAATIAAGRSLAAILRAGDVLLLAGDLGAGKTALAKGVAQGLDVEEPVTSPTFNILLVHRGRLTLNHFDLYRLETAGQLEDIDYWGTLESGGVSIVEWGDRFSEAAPVDCLTATISIEGDDERRIELAPTGPRSSELAQAWIAACRALPGVLAEDGESA, encoded by the coding sequence ATGCGAACGACAGCGGCTGCGGCGACCATTGCCGCTGGCCGTTCGCTGGCTGCGATCCTTCGTGCTGGAGATGTGCTGCTGCTCGCCGGCGATCTCGGCGCCGGGAAGACAGCGCTTGCGAAGGGCGTTGCCCAGGGCCTCGACGTTGAAGAACCGGTGACGAGCCCGACCTTCAACATCCTGCTCGTGCATCGCGGGCGTCTGACGCTCAACCACTTCGATCTCTACCGTCTGGAGACCGCCGGCCAGCTCGAGGACATCGACTACTGGGGGACGCTAGAGTCCGGCGGGGTCTCGATCGTCGAATGGGGAGACCGGTTCTCCGAGGCCGCTCCCGTCGACTGCCTCACGGCGACTATTTCGATCGAGGGCGATGACGAACGCAGAATCGAACTGGCACCCACCGGGCCCCGCTCCTCCGAGCTTGCCCAGGCGTGGATCGCGGCCTGTCGTGCGCTGCCCGGCGTGCTCGCCGAGGACGGGGAATCTGCATGA